A genomic segment from Aquibium oceanicum encodes:
- a CDS encoding type II toxin-antitoxin system VapC family toxin, with the protein MNVLLDTNVLSEVTKPAPDPRVLGWLDQLDEDHSFISVVSIAEIRRGVALMDAGRKREALAEWLARDLPQRFEHRVLHVDETIALVWGDLMALAKRHGRGLSSMDGLIAATATAKQLTLATRNTKDFEGFDFELFDPWTA; encoded by the coding sequence GTGAACGTGTTGCTCGACACGAATGTCCTCTCCGAGGTGACGAAGCCTGCCCCCGACCCAAGAGTCTTAGGATGGCTGGACCAACTCGATGAGGACCATTCGTTCATCAGCGTGGTATCGATTGCCGAAATCCGGCGCGGCGTCGCCCTCATGGACGCAGGGCGGAAACGCGAGGCTCTAGCCGAATGGCTAGCGCGAGATCTCCCACAGCGTTTCGAGCATAGAGTGCTGCATGTTGACGAGACGATCGCTCTGGTCTGGGGCGATCTGATGGCGCTGGCGAAGCGGCACGGTCGCGGCCTTTCATCCATGGATGGCCTGATCGCCGCGACAGCGACGGCGAAACAGCTCACCTTGGCGACCCGCAACACGAAGGATTTCGAGGGTTTTGACTTCGAGCTATTCGATCCTTGGACTGCATGA
- a CDS encoding type II toxin-antitoxin system Phd/YefM family antitoxin, producing the protein MLSAPKEDASWTVAGAKARLSEVIERAQSAPQTITRNGKPSVVVVSAEEWQRKTVRKGTLAEFLMDSPMRGAELDLERQRDEPRDLQL; encoded by the coding sequence ATGCTATCTGCTCCCAAAGAAGACGCCAGCTGGACGGTCGCCGGAGCAAAGGCACGGCTGTCGGAGGTCATTGAGCGTGCGCAGTCTGCACCTCAAACAATCACCCGGAACGGTAAGCCAAGCGTGGTTGTCGTCTCGGCCGAGGAATGGCAGCGCAAGACGGTGCGAAAGGGCACACTTGCGGAGTTCCTGATGGATTCGCCGATGCGCGGCGCCGAGCTTGACCTCGAGCGTCAGCGCGACGAACCACGTGATCTGCAGCTGTGA
- a CDS encoding DUF1403 family protein, which produces MLPLMILRPQPTSRQHTTLGGAASTAPMAPVPAWLRRAVPDAQSLAGKGVEPNALEDVALAAGAAIGALDAVVRRQERWSGAWRQRLALAAAAVTTKQAGRAEDEGQLRDAILLTRPGDDVGPAGRMFSGWRRLAGTPAEKLLTVASIGTVLDDFGIAHDDAAIGDLAHELRQNFSAGVVGLLTGAFAAAERHGFGRVAGAWFADALVAQRLGWAHAVPLLGREASLGARTSLRRSAASAVVTSIETDAERVITLLAAQARAPLRAIDLFAELGRRADRLLGVAPKLRARAADAVVERLLSDDAMVASQQIAGMSDRGLRRLFDRLVELGAVRELSGRSTFRIYGL; this is translated from the coding sequence ATGCTGCCGCTAATGATTCTGCGCCCGCAACCCACCTCGCGCCAGCACACCACGCTTGGTGGTGCCGCTTCGACCGCCCCGATGGCACCAGTGCCGGCCTGGCTGCGCCGGGCCGTCCCGGATGCGCAAAGCCTTGCGGGAAAAGGTGTGGAGCCAAATGCCCTTGAGGATGTCGCGCTCGCCGCCGGCGCCGCCATTGGCGCGCTCGATGCCGTGGTCCGCCGGCAGGAGCGTTGGTCCGGCGCCTGGCGGCAGCGGCTGGCCCTTGCGGCGGCCGCGGTGACGACAAAACAGGCAGGGCGCGCCGAGGACGAAGGTCAATTGCGTGATGCCATTCTGCTGACAAGGCCCGGCGACGATGTCGGCCCCGCCGGCCGCATGTTTTCGGGGTGGCGCAGGCTGGCCGGAACACCTGCGGAAAAACTGCTGACCGTGGCGAGCATCGGCACGGTGCTGGATGATTTCGGAATTGCGCATGACGATGCGGCGATCGGCGATCTGGCGCACGAGCTTCGCCAGAATTTCAGCGCGGGAGTCGTTGGACTATTGACCGGCGCTTTTGCGGCTGCCGAGCGCCATGGGTTCGGACGCGTGGCCGGGGCATGGTTCGCCGACGCTCTTGTTGCGCAGCGCCTGGGCTGGGCACATGCGGTGCCGCTGTTGGGTCGAGAAGCATCCCTGGGCGCAAGAACTAGCCTGCGTCGATCGGCAGCCAGCGCCGTGGTTACCAGCATTGAGACGGATGCTGAGCGTGTCATCACTCTGCTTGCCGCGCAGGCGCGCGCCCCGCTGCGTGCCATCGATCTTTTTGCCGAGCTCGGGCGTCGCGCGGACCGGCTGCTCGGCGTCGCGCCAAAACTGAGGGCCAGGGCGGCGGACGCCGTGGTCGAAAGGCTGTTGTCCGACGATGCCATGGTCGCGTCCCAACAGATCGCAGGCATGAGCGACCGTGGCCTGCGCCGGCTGTTCGATCGCCTGGTCGAGCTCGGCGCCGTGCGTGAGCTCTCCGGCCGCTCAACGTTCCGCATCTACGGGCTTTAG
- the scpB gene encoding SMC-Scp complex subunit ScpB gives MAEAARKRRGRSDDQRSGDRLFDRELDHLPPEARWREWMHRVEATIFAASEPVGREALARIVGKSCSIDLLIDDIREELRGRPYDLVAVAGGFRHLTRPAYADAIRAAIGQGESAGSLSEFEVLVVTAIAYFQPITRGELSSFFGKDVSRDLIGHLRGAKLIASGPRSPTPGAPYTYVTTKEFLLEFGLGTLRDLPDLESLEDAGLLSKEKLLAGQIMPEIATE, from the coding sequence ATGGCTGAAGCAGCGCGCAAGCGGCGAGGCCGATCAGATGACCAGCGATCAGGCGACCGCCTGTTTGATCGGGAGTTGGATCATCTGCCGCCGGAGGCGCGCTGGCGCGAGTGGATGCACCGCGTCGAGGCCACGATCTTCGCGGCGAGCGAACCGGTCGGCCGCGAGGCGCTGGCGCGGATCGTGGGGAAAAGCTGCAGCATCGATCTGTTGATCGACGATATTCGCGAAGAATTGCGCGGACGACCCTATGACCTGGTCGCCGTCGCCGGCGGTTTTAGGCACCTGACCCGCCCGGCCTATGCCGACGCCATCCGCGCCGCGATCGGCCAGGGGGAGTCCGCCGGCAGCCTCAGCGAGTTCGAAGTGCTGGTGGTGACGGCGATCGCCTATTTTCAGCCGATCACGCGTGGAGAATTGTCGTCCTTCTTTGGCAAGGATGTTTCGCGCGACCTGATCGGCCATCTGCGCGGCGCCAAGCTGATCGCGTCCGGTCCGCGCAGCCCGACGCCGGGCGCGCCGTACACCTACGTCACGACCAAAGAGTTCCTGCTCGAGTTCGGACTCGGTACGTTGCGTGATCTGCCGGATCTCGAGTCGCTCGAGGACGCAGGGCTGCTGTCGAAGGAGAAGCTGCTGGCGGGCCAAATCATGCCAGAGATCGCCACTGAGTGA